The Chitinophagaceae bacterium genome includes a window with the following:
- a CDS encoding CcoQ/FixQ family Cbb3-type cytochrome c oxidase assembly chaperone: MKFINYLEKISNVSIYGLTSFLIFFIFFCVMIVWLARTDKKELNEISRIPLDN; encoded by the coding sequence ATGAAATTCATTAATTATTTAGAAAAAATAAGTAACGTAAGCATTTACGGGTTAACCTCTTTTCTCATCTTCTTTATCTTCTTCTGTGTAATGATTGTTTGGCTTGCCAGAACAGATAAAAAAGAATTGAATGAGATCAGTCGAATTCCATTAGATAACTAA
- the ccoS gene encoding cbb3-type cytochrome oxidase assembly protein CcoS, translating into MSVIILLLIASVSVASLFLAAFLWSVKNGQYDDQVSPPLRMLFDNPVSEKENSSPNSVNQNSKP; encoded by the coding sequence ATGAGTGTTATAATACTATTGCTTATTGCCAGTGTATCTGTGGCATCGTTGTTTTTAGCGGCTTTCTTATGGAGCGTTAAAAACGGTCAGTATGATGACCAGGTATCCCCCCCCTTGAGAATGCTGTTCGACAATCCTGTCTCAGAAAAAGAAAACTCTTCTCCTAACTCAGTAAACCAGAACTCAAAACCATAA